From Sparus aurata chromosome 9, fSpaAur1.1, whole genome shotgun sequence, a single genomic window includes:
- the LOC115588164 gene encoding receptor-type tyrosine-protein phosphatase-like N: protein MTHGYGLFGQCLSSKQDRVQFQVSVPVLKRMQEVLKQLMLQGLSWQDDITQYILSKELKRVPHTTQPSKPSASSSSSHSSQSKQHIPHHHSPKSGSAPPEGNYLDYMIVEPPQSPLRMQTVSMDPYTYHQRRYQDEVERSLIGAGGGYVRPSSRSQANQRERERERDRQLLQEALSLYLASAQPSYRHRGPASMAPAGLPYYEDLELEIPVDYVEDYTLEERLDGLLQRMSGVLQRYGVDPRELSQEQLYKLALILQLLQAQDKTDPNQKDLVTLKEMQLLKTDSVSHKPEKPAPVPVSGPAAAPPAPSSVLAPATAPAKSASLPPSASQAPQAAPAAPGVGLKEHGLPLVEGTGGKEEYGYIVTNRSPLSLYDGVKLLELLADKIHLTTSSFINISVVGPALTFRIHQNEHNMTAAEVAAKAVSEKSFLESETGLKIIQTGVGERTDARGLPQVTRVSEGSSGTVITLVSMAVVGGVLVLAMAVACLRHYTQQVASGKLGLGPEGGAETHFDYQELCRQHMASKSSLCRQDCVAGGSMAGSAIPTGAGGRRGTDTSRVSSVSSQFSDGPQHSPSSTHSSTPSWSEEPAQSNMDISTGHMILAYMEDHLRNKDRLQKEWEALCSYQADPSSVAVAQSSSNMDRNRHAESLPYDHSRVKLKSEVNSSKQDYINASLISDHDPRQPAYIATQGPLAHTVADFWQMVWENGCTVIVMMTALVEDGEKQCERYWPDEGSSLYHIYEVNLVSEHIWCKDFLVRSFYLKNVQTQETRTLTQFHLLSWPAAGIPTSTRPLLDFRRKVNKCYRGRSCPIIVHCGDGTGRTGTYILIDMVLNRMAKGVKEIDIAASLEHIRDQRPGLVRTKHLKGGLRL from the exons ATGACTCACGGCT ACGGGCTGTTCGGTCAGTGTCTCAGCTCCAAGCAGGACAGGGTCCAGTTCCAGGTGTCCGTTCCTGTCCTGAAGAGGATGCAGGAAGTCCTCAAACAGCTCATGCTACAAG GTCTTTCCTGGCaagatgacatcacacagtacATTCTATCAAAGGAGCTGAAGAGAGTTCCCCATACCACCCAGCCCTCCAAGCCCAgcgcctcctcttcctcttctcattCATCTCA GTCCAAACAGCACATCCCCCATCACCACAGTCCTAAATCGGGGTCCGCACCTCCCGAAGGCAACTATCTGGACTACATGATTGTTGAGCCGCCTCAGTCTCCGCTACGAATGCAGACAGTCTCCATGGACCCGTACACATACCACCAG CGCAGATATCAAGATGAGGTAGAGAGATCACTCATTGGGGCAGGAGGCGGTTACGTCCGCCCCTCTTCAAGGTCCCAGGCCAATCAGAGAGAGCGTGAGCGAGAGCGTGacaggcagctgctgcaggaagctctgtctctctacctggcGTCAGCACAGCCTTCTTATCGCCACCGAGGGCCGGCTTCCATGGCTCCTGCAG GTCTGCCTTATTATGAAGACTTGGAACTGGAGATACCAGTGGACTATGTGGAAGACTACACCCTAGAGGAGAGACTTG ACGGCCTGCTTCAGAGGATGTCAGGCGTCCTGCAGAGATACGGAGTCGACCCCAGGGAGCTCAGTCAAGAGCAGCTCTACAAGTTAGCCCtcattctgcagctgctgcaggcccAAGACAAGACAG ATCCCAATCAGAAAGACCTCGTCACCCTGAAGGAG ATGCAGCTGCTAAAAACAGACAGTGTGTCCCATAAGCCGGAGAAACCTGCCCCTGTTCCTGTTTCTGGTCCCGCTGCTGCCCCTCCCGCCCCCTCCTCCGTGTTGGCACCGGCCACGGCTCCGGCCAAGAGCGCCAGCCTCCCTCCTTCAGCATCCCAGGCTCCGCAGGCTGCTCCTGCTGCACCCGGAGTGGGCCTGAAAGAGCATGGATTGCCACTGGTGGAGGGCACAGGAGGCAAGGAGGAGTATGGGTACATAGTCACCAACCGGAG tcCTCTGAGTTTGTACGAcggagtgaagctgctggagctgctggcgGACAAGATACACCTGACGACCAGCAGCTTCATAAACATTAG TGTGGTGGGTCCTGCGCTGACGTTCCGTATCCACCAGAACGAGCACAACATGACGGCTGCAGAGGTGGCTGCTAAAGCCG TATCTGAAAAGAGCTTCCTGGAGTCGGAGACAGGCCTGAAGATCATACAGACTGGTGTGGGAGAG AGGACAGATGCGCGGGGTCTCCCTCAGGTAACCAGGGTTTCCGAGGGCTCCAGTGGGACGGTCATCACCCTTGTTTCcatggcagtcgtgggcggcgTGCTGGTATTGGCCATGGCCGTGGCTTGTCTAAGGCACTACACTCAGCAAGTGGCCAGTGGCAAGCTCGGCCTGGGGCCCGAGGGAGGAGCGGAGACACACTTTGACTACCAG GAGTTATGTCGGCAGCACATGGCGTCCAAATCCTCCCTGTGTCGCCAGGACTGTGTGGCCGGCGGGAGCATGGCGGGGTCCGCCATACCAACAGGTGCTGGCGGTCGAAGGGGTACGGACACGTCCCGCGTCAGCAGCGTCTCCTCCCAGTTCAGCGACGGCCCCCAGCACAGCCCGTCCTCCACCCACAGCTCCACCCCGTCCTGGAGCGAAGAGCCAGCCCAGTCCAACATGGACATCTCTACTGGTCACATGATACTG GCGTATATGGAGGACCACCTGCGTAATAAGGACCGTCTTCAGAAGGAGTGGGAGGCTCTGTGCTCCTACCAGGCTGATCCCAGTTCAGTGGCTGTGGCTCAAAGCTCGAGCAACatggacagaaacagacacGCCGAGTCCCTCCCCT ATGATCACTCTCGGGTGAAGCTGAAGTCTGAAGTGAACTCCAGTAAACAAGACTACATCAATGCCAGCCTCATT TCTGATCATGACCCTCGCCAGCCAGCTTACATCGCCACGCAGGGACCGCTCGCTCACACTGTCGCTGATTTCTGGCAG ATGGTGTGGGAGAACGGCTGCACGGTGATCGTGATGATGACAGCCCTGGTGGAGGACGGAGAGAAGCAGTGCGAGCGTTACTGGCCTGATGAGGGCTCCTCACTCTACCACATCTACGAG GTGAACCTGGTGTCAGAGCACATCTGGTGTAAGGACTTCCTGGTGCGCAGCTTCTACCTGAAGAACGTCCAGACGCAGGAGACCAGAACCTTGACGCAGTTCCACCTGCTGAGCTGGCCGGCTGCCGGCATCCCCACCTCCACCCGACCGCTGCTCGACTTCCGCAG GAAGGTGAATAAATGCTACAGAGGCCGTTCCTGCCCGATCATCGTTCACTGCgg CGATGGCACTGGCAGGACTGGCACGTACATCCTTATTGACATGGTGCTGAATCGCATGGCCAAgg GAGTGAAGGAGATCGACATCGCAGCCTCACTGGAGCACATCAGAGACCAGAGACCCGGCTTGGTCCGCACCAAG CACTTAAAAGGTGGACTTCGATTATAG